One window of the Candidatus Korarchaeum sp. genome contains the following:
- a CDS encoding sulfide-dependent adenosine diphosphate thiazole synthase, whose product MEPLESRISKAIWESTSKDWLDIIDSDVVIVGAGPSGLTAASYLARSGLKTTVIERRLSFGGGIGGGGMQLHKIVVDGRALKVLEDFKVRYSYLEKYDLYVLDSAELMAKLASGAIDSGAKLIHGLTVEDLIVREDPFRVEGVVVQWSSVILAGLHVDPLFIHSRAVVDATGHDAEVLRILERKNPSLGIKVPGERSAYSELSELSVVERTGKVVEGLYVTGMAVAALNQLHRMGPIFSGMLLSGRRVAEEIIRDLS is encoded by the coding sequence TCTAAGGCTATTTGGGAATCCACATCTAAGGATTGGCTCGATATAATCGATTCTGATGTTGTAATAGTCGGAGCCGGACCTTCAGGATTGACTGCCGCGAGTTACTTAGCGAGATCCGGATTAAAGACTACTGTCATCGAGAGGAGGTTGAGTTTCGGAGGCGGTATAGGAGGGGGTGGGATGCAACTGCATAAGATCGTTGTGGATGGGAGGGCATTGAAGGTACTCGAGGACTTCAAAGTGAGGTACAGCTACCTCGAGAAGTACGATCTATATGTTCTAGATTCCGCGGAGCTAATGGCTAAGTTAGCATCTGGTGCTATAGATTCCGGAGCGAAGCTGATACATGGCCTCACTGTAGAGGACCTTATAGTCAGGGAGGATCCTTTCAGGGTCGAGGGCGTCGTCGTGCAATGGAGCTCAGTCATATTAGCTGGTCTGCATGTGGATCCCCTCTTCATACACTCCAGAGCTGTAGTAGATGCTACTGGTCACGATGCGGAGGTGCTCAGGATATTGGAGAGGAAGAACCCGTCCCTAGGGATCAAGGTCCCCGGGGAGAGATCAGCTTACTCAGAGTTGAGCGAGCTCTCAGTCGTCGAGAGGACTGGCAAGGTAGTTGAAGGCCTTTACGTCACGGGTATGGCAGTAGCAGCATTGAACCAACTCCACAGGATGGGACCCATATTCAGCGGGATGCTCCTCTCAGGTAGGAGAGTAGCGGAGGAGATAATCAGGGATCTGAGTTAA
- a CDS encoding class I SAM-dependent methyltransferase: MRRGLSPDEWIDVIDALERTVRKYELVNKVISLGYSSRMRKVLADMAFLEDGMVILDAGCGPGLMSELLLSRLNRAKLYCLDPIPSMLKAAFDRLKLMRGEFSLNFIQGVFEQIPLRSESVDLVVASYSLRDSMDFYGALEEFRRVLKPGGQLLVLDVTRPDNKVISKLGGFYLKHIVPIISIPIYGGLRTPWKELYPTYERMMTSSEFVKEIGEYFDVLNVKRGLFGIFTALKAIRA; this comes from the coding sequence TTGAGGAGGGGCCTGAGCCCGGATGAGTGGATCGATGTGATAGATGCGCTCGAGAGGACAGTGAGGAAGTATGAGCTAGTAAATAAAGTCATTTCCCTAGGCTACAGCTCGAGGATGAGGAAAGTCTTAGCAGATATGGCTTTCTTGGAGGATGGAATGGTAATACTGGATGCTGGATGCGGCCCCGGGCTCATGTCTGAGCTGCTGCTCTCCAGGCTCAATAGGGCCAAGCTATACTGCTTAGATCCGATCCCCTCCATGCTTAAAGCAGCTTTCGATAGGCTCAAGCTCATGAGAGGGGAATTCTCCCTCAACTTCATCCAAGGAGTATTCGAGCAGATACCGTTGAGGAGCGAATCAGTGGACCTAGTGGTCGCTTCATATTCACTGAGGGATTCTATGGATTTCTACGGTGCGTTGGAGGAGTTCAGGAGGGTCCTCAAACCCGGGGGACAACTCCTAGTCCTGGATGTCACTAGACCAGATAATAAGGTAATCTCAAAACTGGGAGGCTTCTACCTCAAGCACATAGTTCCTATAATATCGATACCGATATATGGAGGGCTCAGGACCCCCTGGAAGGAGCTATATCCTACGTATGAGAGGATGATGACATCCTCAGAGTTCGTTAAGGAAATCGGGGAATATTTCGATGTCTTAAATGTTAAGAGGGGGCTCTTCGGGATTTTCACTGCATTGAAGGCTATAAGGGCTTAG